A region from the Aegilops tauschii subsp. strangulata cultivar AL8/78 chromosome 5, Aet v6.0, whole genome shotgun sequence genome encodes:
- the LOC109741949 gene encoding RNA-binding protein 1 encodes MALETRKLYVGGLPPSAQQEELQEHFGRYGEVLRVRVVRDWETGQCRGFAFVEFADDEGPRAALQEKEKANHVFGDRTVDVKRARTRPMRYQNEQSFYQYALNQSPIQSPVHNQWYTQSSSNNSYAGNGHRSCDPNKVFVGGLRGNVTKEHLQSYFEKFGRITDVVVIREGASQRSRGFGFITFDSEEAMVNVLESKFHDLNGTKVETKRAIPKGHSYYQDTRQYNPMIWDGNNPPIGFAGAYPPHMQHIVNNHYVMPMPQYMCLPEYVYMMNGGVPLTRQGSLYTGYGTIGYGYDHVNTNRFGAQLGEAKSDNKLIEDIKEQQVDLPATRQETLGMDDQATVTTL; translated from the exons ATGGCGCTGGAGACGCGGAAGCTCTACGTCGGCGGCCTCCCGCCGTCGGCGCAACAGGAAGAACTCCAGGAGCACTTCGGCCGCTACGGCGAGGTGCTGCGCGTCCGTGTCGTCCGCGACTGGGAGACGGGCCAGTGCCGCGGCTTCGCGTTCGTCGAGTTTGCCGACGACGAGGGCCCGCGCGCCGCGCTCCAGGAGAAGGAGAAGGCCAACCATGTCTTCGGCGACCGCACG GTGGATGTTAAACGAGCTCGAACCAGGCCAATGCGATACCAAAATGAGCAATCATTCTACCAATACGCTTTAAATCAGAGCCCAATTCAGAGCCCAGTTCACAACCAGTGGTACACTCAGTCTTCTAGTAACAACTCATATGCTGGTAATGGTCATAGAAGTTGTGATCCAAACAAGGTCTTTGTTGGTGGGCTACGAGGTAATGTTACCAAGGAGCACCTCCAGAGCTATTTTGAGAAGTTTGGCAGAATAACAGATGTTGTTGTGATACGTGAGGGGGCTAGTCAGAGATCACGAGGCTTTGGTTTCATTACATTTGATTCAGAGGAGGCTATGGTAAATGTCTTGGAGAGTAAATTCCATGATTTGAACGGTACAAAGGTTGAAACTAAGAGAGCTATTCCCAAGGGTCATAGCTACTACCAGGATACGCGACAATATAATCCTATGATATGGGATGGCAACAATCCTCCCATTGGCTTTGCTGGAGCATACCCACCTCACATGCAGCATATTGTTAATAATCATTATGTGATGCCTATGCCACAATACATGTGCTTACCAGAGTATGTCTACATGATGAATGGAGGAGTCCCCTTGACAAGGCAAGGTTCACTCTATACAGGCTATGGAACAATTGGGTATGGGTATGATCACGTGAATACAAATCGTTTTGGTGCTCAACTTGGGGAAGCTAAAAGTGATAACAAACTGATTGAAGACATAAAAGAGCAACAAGTGGACCTACCAGCTACCAGGCAAGAAACTTTGGGCATGGA TGACCAGGCTACTGTTACAACATTGTAA